The Pseudomonadota bacterium genome includes the window GCGGCCCCCGTTTTCACGTTCACGTCACGGTCGTTCAATGGGTGCTTCAACGTCGACGGGTAGCATGGGGCCCATGCAGATGAGCATCGATACCGCCATCGACAACCTGCGCGTCTACGGCGTCTCTGACGAGAACCGTGCAAGCCTGCGAACCCTCGCGTGGGGAACGAAGAGCGCCGAGGAGACGCTCGCGCGCGTGGGCCGCACCATGTCCATCGTGATTGACAACGATCACGACCGCGTGGAGATCGGAACCGCCATCCTCACCGAGATGACGCACCTGCCCCTCGATGCCCGCATGCGCGCCCAGGTCGAGGCCGGACAGAGGCTTCTGGGGCGAGGCACCGACCGCGACCTCTTCACCCAGCGCACGGTCTTCGCCGGCCTTCTCGAGGAGACAGCCGCGGTTCGCGTTCCCCTGCCCGCCACCCGTGGCTACCTGCAGATGTCCTTGACCGGCCACGACACAGAGATGGCCACCGCGAATCGTCGCATCGTCGACGACCTGACGCGTACCGCCGACGAGCAGCAGGCAAAGTTCGCCGAGCTGCGCGAGACGCACGAGACGCAGAAAGCCGATATCGCACAGCACGAAGCCGCCGAGAAGCGCTATGGACGGCTCGCCGCGGTGGCGAAGGGCGTCTGCGCGCTGGGTGGCGTGGGTACGGTTGCGGCTGTCGGCATGGTCGCCTGCGGCGTGGCTGGTGCCGCAGGGGGCATCTCGCTCGGGCTCAGCGTGGCAAGCGCGGCCTATCTGCTGATGTACGAGATGCGCATCATGGAGACGCTCAAGAGCATGCGGGTCAGCACCACGCAGATGCTCGAGGGCTTCACCCGGCGAAGCCTCGAAGACGCCCAGCGCAAGCGCGATGACGCCGTGCACGACCTCGCCATCGCGGCACCACACGTCGAGGCCGCCGAGGCGGCCCATCGGGCTGTCGAGCTGGAGCGCCTCGCGCGCATCGCCGCAGCCCCTGCCGCCGAAGGACACATCGAATCGGCAGGGCAGTGGGTGACCATCAACGGGATGCGCGTTCCCCGCCGGACCGAGCAGCCGCCCTCTGCGGCCGCCTCGCGCGAGATCATCGCCTGAGCGTCTCGCGCACGCCTCACGCGTGGGCGTAGGCGGCGAACATGTCGTTGCCCTTGTCGTCGACGATGATGAACGCGGGGAAGTCGACCACCTCGATCTTGCGGACCGCCTCCATTCCAAGCTCCTCGAAATCGACAAGCTCGACCTTCTTGATGTTCTCCTGCGCGAGGATGGCGGCCGGCCCACCGATGGAGCCGAGATAGAAGCCGCCCCACTTCTGGCACGCGTCGGTGACGGCCTGCGATCGGTTGCCCTTGGCGATCATCACCAGCGAGCCGCCGTGGGACTGGAAGAAATCAACGAAGCCATCCATGCGACCCGCCGTTGTGGGGCCGAACGAGCCGCTGGGCATGCCCGCCGGTGTCTTCGCAGGCCCGGCGTAGTACACGGGGTAGCGCTTGAAGTACTCGGGCAGCGGGGTCCCGGCCTCCACCATCGCTTTGAGGCGGGCGTGAGCGGCGTCGCGGGCAACGATGAGCGTGCCGCTCAGTAGCACTCGGGTGGTGACCGGGTGGCGCGACAGCTCGGCGCGCAGCGCGTCCATGCCCATCTCGAGATTGAGGCGGATGGGCTCGGAGAGCTCGGGTTGCGTGGCAGGAAGGTACTTCTCCGGATGGCGCTCGAGCTGCTCGAGGAAGATGCCCTCGCGCGTGATCTTGCCCTTCACGTTGCGGTCGGCCGAGCACGACACGCCCATTCCGATGGGGCACGAGGCGGCGTGGCGTGGCAGGCGGATGACCCGCACGTCGTGCACCATGTGCTTCCCGCCGAACTGGGCCCCGATGCCGCAGCGCTGCGCCAGCGCCAGCACGGTGTCTTCCATGGCCACGTCGCGGAAGGCGCGGCCGTTCTCCGAACCGGTGATGGGCAGGTGATCGAGGTAGCCCGCCGAGGCGAGCTTCACCACCTTGAGGTTACTCTCGGCGCTGGTTCCCCCGATGACGATGGCCACGTGATACGGCGGGCAGGCCGAGGTTCCGAAGTCGGAGAGATGCGCCGCGA containing:
- a CDS encoding fumarate hydratase (catalyzes the formation of malate from fumerate); amino-acid sequence: MAEFTYEPTFQYGEDDTEYRLLSRDHVREVEVNGRTYLHVEPEALALLAREAFADVSFYLRPSHLRKLQAELLDPGASDNDRFVIHTHLENAVVAAKGVLPMCQDTGTAIVMGRKGQYVLTDSDDAEALSRGIFETFQARNLRYSQLAPLAMFEEKNTGSNLPAQIDILADTGAAYRFLFLAKGGGSANKTFLFQQAPSILNEAALLRFLAAHLSDFGTSACPPYHVAIVIGGTSAESNLKVVKLASAGYLDHLPITGSENGRAFRDVAMEDTVLALAQRCGIGAQFGGKHMVHDVRVIRLPRHAASCPIGMGVSCSADRNVKGKITREGIFLEQLERHPEKYLPATQPELSEPIRLNLEMGMDALRAELSRHPVTTRVLLSGTLIVARDAAHARLKAMVEAGTPLPEYFKRYPVYYAGPAKTPAGMPSGSFGPTTAGRMDGFVDFFQSHGGSLVMIAKGNRSQAVTDACQKWGGFYLGSIGGPAAILAQENIKKVELVDFEELGMEAVRKIEVVDFPAFIIVDDKGNDMFAAYAHA